The window GGTGAGCGCACTGCGCGCCGAGTTCAGCGCATCTTCTGCGTGGGCGAGCTCTTCCTGGGAGATCGCCCCGTCCTTGGCCAGATTCTTGCGCCGCGCATAGTCGGCTTTGGCCTTGTCCAGCGCGACCTTCTTGGCCGCCACCTCAGCCTTGAGGCCATCGACGTTGCTGAACAGCCCGCGCACCTGACGCACGCTGCGGGCCAGATTGGCCTCGGCCTGCTGCACGCCGATCTCGGCATCGCTGGGGTCGAACTTCACCAGCTCCTGACCGGCCTGGACCAGATCGCCATCGTCGGCGCCGATGCTGACCACGGTGCCGACCACCTGCGGGGTAATCTGCACCACATTGCCGCCGATGTAGGCGTTGTCGGTCTCTTCGCTCCAGCGCCCGAGCAACAGCTCCCAGCCCAGACTGGCGAGGCCGCCGGCGGTGATCACCAGCAACAGCAGGAGTAATAGACGTTTGCGCTGCGAGTTGCTTGGGGTCGTATTTTCTTGCGTGCTCATGGAAAGGGCCTCGGTTATTCGGCAGCCGGGCGCGCCACTTGGGCGAGCGGGCCTTGATCGGGTTGAAAACCACCGCCTAGGGCCTGTACCAGGCGCACGGAGGTGTCGAGTTGTTGGGCATTGAGCTCAGCCAGCAAGCGCTCGCTGACCAGCAGCTGCTGCTCGACGCTGAGAACGTCGAGGTAGTTGCCGATGCCCTCGCCATAGCGCCGCGTGGCCAGGGCGAAGTTGGACTTGGCGATGTCGCGGGCCTGTTGCTGGGCACTGATCTGCCGCTGCAACGAACGCAGCTGGCTGAGATCCTCGCTGACCTCACCGAGGGCGCTGACCAGCGCCTTGTTGTACTGGGCCACGGCGAGATCGTAATCGGCGTCCGCGCCGGCCAGATCGGCACGGCGGCGGCCGCCGTCGAAGATCGGCAGGGAAATCGCCGGCGCCACCTGATAGAAACGGCTGGAGCCCTGGAACAGGTCGCCACCGTGGCTGGCCAGCAGGCCCGCCATGGCACTGAGGTTGAGGTTGGGATAGAACTCGGTCTTGGTCGCCTCGATGCCCTTGCTCGCCGCTTCTACCCGCCAGCGCGCGGCGATCACGTCCGGACGCCGGCCAAGCAATTCCGCCGGCAGGTTGGACGGCAAGGCTAGCGCCGTCGGCTGCAACACCTGTGGACGGTCGATCTGCTGACCGCGGTCCGGCCCCTGGCCGAGCAGGACCGCGAGCGCGACGCGCTCACTGTCGATCTGCTGCTCGGTCGCCGCCAGTTGCTGCTGGGCGCTGGCTTGCAGGGTTTGGCTTTGTTGCAGTTGCACCTTGCTGTCCAGCCCGGCATCCATGCGCTGCTGGCTGAGCTTGACCAGATGCTCGGCGCGCTGCAGTTCCTCGCGCGCCAGATCGCGGGCGATAAAGGCGTAACCGAGCTGGCTGTAGGCACGCGCGACATTGGCGGACAAGTTCAGCCGCGCGGCCTGCCGATCGACCTGCGCGGCGCGCGCCTGCCCCAGTGCGGCCTCCCAGGCGGCGCGCTGGCCGCCCCAGAGGTCGAAATCGTAATTGAACCCCAACGACAGATACTTCACCGCCGAAAAGCTGCCCCCCAGGGGCTGCGGCACCAGGCTTTCCGGCAAACGTGAGCCGGCATAGCTGGCAGTCGCAGTCACGGTCGGTAAGCGCGCGGCATCTTCGGCCATGGCCTGGGCGCTGGCCTGACGCGCCCGGGCATCGGCAATCTGCAGGTCGGGCGTGCCTTGCAGCGCCTGCTCGATCAAACCGCTGAGCTGCGGGTCGCCCAGCACCTGCCACCAGTCTTGATGCGGCCAGTTGGCAGGCGAGAGCGGCACCCCGGAGAGACTTTTCCCGGCTTGCAAGGCCGCAATATCCAGGGGCTTGCCCTGCGGCTCCAGGCCATTGGGACTCACACAGGCGCTGAGCATGAGCAGCGAACTCAACAGCGCGGACATAGGCAGAGTGCGGGTAAATCGGTTGAAACTACACATGGTCAACGCTCCGCCGCAGCCGTGGTGTGCGGTTGCAACATTTTTTCCAGTAGACCGAGCAGGCTTTGCAGCTCGTCATGGCTAAGCCCGCGGGCAAGTTCGTTCATGGCCCTGGCCACCACTTCCGGAGTTTGCTGACAAACCGCCTGCCCCGCAGCGCTCAGCGTCAGGCGCACACAGCGGCGATCCGTTGGACATGGCTTGCGATGCAACAGCCCCTTCTTCTCCAGGCGGTCGAGCATGCGCGTCATCGAGCCGCTGTCGACCGACAGCAGGCGGCACAGGTCTGCGGGGGTGTTGGCCTTTTCCAGGTAGATGTAGATCAGCACCTTGAACTGCGCGGCACTGATTTCCAACGAGGCCAAATGGCTATCCAGCAGCCGATCCTTGAGCAGTGCGGCACTGCCCAAGTAGTGGCCGATGGAGCCGGAAAAGGGAAAGTCGGCGGGGCTGTAGTGATTCATGACAAGGCTAATATCTGTCTAGGCAGCAATACAGCCAAGATAATACTGCCTAAGCAGTAGTTAGCAACACATCTTCTGTTGCATAGGCGCGACAATCTGTTGCAGATGACGCAATTGCTCATTCGCACCGGCTAAAAGGTGGACCAGCGTCAACACGAAACTAAGCGGTTGTTCAGCACAGTTCTTGCTGTATTGAGTCTGCTGCGTCTGAGCAGCGCCTGGTGGCCCTGCGGCGCACAAGCTTAAGTCAAGAATTCCCAGACTGCGCCGATAGAGAGTCTGTAGTCCGACAAATGAAGGTGCTCCGCATGTTTCCCAGTCGTCTCTCCATCCAATGGAAAATCACCCTGCTGGCCGGCCTCTGTCTACTCGCCATAGTGACCCTGCTGGTGGGCGCGTCGCTCTACCAATCCAAACGCAGTGCCGAAATGGTCAAGGCCTCCAGTTCGCAGATGCTCGAAGAGTCGGCCCTCTCGCGCATGCAGGCCCGCGGCGAGACCCAATCGCTGCGTATCCAGCGCTACTTCATGGATGCCTACCAATATGGCAAGGGGTTTTCCCGTCAGGTTCTGTTCCTCCGCGAGCAGGCGGAAAAACGCTTTCTCGACGCCTTTGACCTGCGTGAAGACCTGACCCGTCAAGTGCGTGGTGCCCTCGATGCCAACCCGGCCCTGCTCGGCCTCTATGTGGTATTCGAGCCCAACGCGTTGGACGGCAAAGACGAGCTGTTCGCCAACCAGGCCGAGCTCGGCAGCAATGACCAGGGCCGCTTCGCCCTCTATTGGTCACAAGGCACGCCCGGCCAACTGGAATCTGAAGCACTGACGGAAAAGCTGCTGAACGACACCACGGTCGGCGACAACGGCTCGCCCTACAACGCCTGGTACACCTGCCCGCGCGACACCGGCAAGACCTGCCTGATCGACCCTTATGTCGACGACGTCAACGGTCAGCCGACCCTGATGACCAGCATCGCCTTCCCGCTGGAGCAAAATGGCAAGATCATCGGCGTGCTGGGTGTCGACATCAGTCTCGCCAGCCTGCAGCAGCTCAGCCTCGCGGCCAACCAGGAGCTCTACGAGGGCCAGGGGCACGTCAGCATCATCAGCCCGGCCGGTCTGCTCGCCGGTCATAGCCGCGATGCCGCACAGCTGGGTAAGTCGGCCGGTAAAGCCTATGGCGAACAAGCCGCGGAGCTAATGAGCCTCAGCAGCCAGGGGCAGGCCCAGGTCCTGCACCACGACGGCATGCTGCGCGTGTTGCAGCCGCTGTTGCCGATCCCCGAGTCCAAGCCCTGGAGCGTGCTGCTCGAGGTACCACAGCAAGCGCTGCTCGGTCCGGCGCAGAAGCTGGAAGCCGAACTGGATGACCGCCGCCTGTCCGACAGCCTGTTCGCCCTGAGCATGGGCCTGCTGGCCGTGCTGCTCGGCCTGCTGCTGATGTGGC is drawn from Pseudomonas cavernae and contains these coding sequences:
- a CDS encoding efflux transporter outer membrane subunit; translation: MSALLSSLLMLSACVSPNGLEPQGKPLDIAALQAGKSLSGVPLSPANWPHQDWWQVLGDPQLSGLIEQALQGTPDLQIADARARQASAQAMAEDAARLPTVTATASYAGSRLPESLVPQPLGGSFSAVKYLSLGFNYDFDLWGGQRAAWEAALGQARAAQVDRQAARLNLSANVARAYSQLGYAFIARDLAREELQRAEHLVKLSQQRMDAGLDSKVQLQQSQTLQASAQQQLAATEQQIDSERVALAVLLGQGPDRGQQIDRPQVLQPTALALPSNLPAELLGRRPDVIAARWRVEAASKGIEATKTEFYPNLNLSAMAGLLASHGGDLFQGSSRFYQVAPAISLPIFDGGRRRADLAGADADYDLAVAQYNKALVSALGEVSEDLSQLRSLQRQISAQQQARDIAKSNFALATRRYGEGIGNYLDVLSVEQQLLVSERLLAELNAQQLDTSVRLVQALGGGFQPDQGPLAQVARPAAE
- a CDS encoding MarR family winged helix-turn-helix transcriptional regulator, which translates into the protein MNHYSPADFPFSGSIGHYLGSAALLKDRLLDSHLASLEISAAQFKVLIYIYLEKANTPADLCRLLSVDSGSMTRMLDRLEKKGLLHRKPCPTDRRCVRLTLSAAGQAVCQQTPEVVARAMNELARGLSHDELQSLLGLLEKMLQPHTTAAAER